Proteins from one Caminicella sporogenes DSM 14501 genomic window:
- a CDS encoding thiamine-binding protein: protein MSVINVSLQVLPRVPDEKIYDVVDKVISYIDSCGVKYEVGPMETTMEGEIDELLEIVKKAQEICIKEGATRVLSIVKIDYKPEGVTMDEKIGKYRK from the coding sequence ATGTCTGTTATTAATGTAAGTTTACAGGTTTTACCTAGAGTTCCTGATGAAAAAATTTATGATGTTGTAGATAAGGTTATAAGCTACATAGATTCTTGTGGAGTTAAATATGAGGTTGGACCTATGGAAACTACTATGGAAGGAGAGATTGATGAACTTTTAGAAATAGTAAAAAAAGCTCAGGAAATATGTATAAAAGAAGGAGCAACAAGAGTTTTATCAATAGTTAAGATAGATTACAAACCAGAAGGCGTGACTATGGATGAAAAAATTGGAAAGTATAGGAAATAG
- a CDS encoding YkoF family thiamine/hydroxymethylpyrimidine-binding protein — translation MDKIASCEISFIPIMSKNYIDEVKEVIEIIKCYDLEYNVGILSTTIRGSKEKIFDMVKEIYDKMDKKTNFTMDIKISNICGCKK, via the coding sequence ATGGATAAAATAGCTTCTTGTGAAATATCATTCATTCCAATAATGAGCAAAAATTATATTGATGAGGTGAAAGAAGTAATTGAGATAATAAAATGTTATGATTTAGAATATAATGTTGGCATTTTATCAACTACAATAAGAGGAAGTAAAGAAAAGATATTTGATATGGTTAAAGAAATTTATGATAAGATGGATAAAAAAACTAATTTTACTATGGATATTAAAATATCGAATATTTGTGGATGCAAAAAATAG
- a CDS encoding NAD(P)/FAD-dependent oxidoreductase: MSEIYDVVIIGSGPAGLAAGLYAARAKMKTLILEKNKAGGQIVTTNEVANYPGSIENATGPSLIARMVKQAEEFGAQRKKDNVVEVDFSEKIKKVKGEKEEYKAKAVIIATGATPRKLGVPGEAELTGKGVSYCATCDADFFTDLEVFVIGGGDSAVEEAIYLTKFARKVTI, encoded by the coding sequence GTGAGTGAAATTTACGATGTAGTAATTATAGGTTCGGGACCTGCAGGTTTAGCAGCAGGATTGTATGCAGCAAGGGCGAAGATGAAAACATTGATATTAGAAAAAAATAAAGCAGGAGGACAAATAGTAACAACAAATGAAGTAGCAAATTATCCAGGTTCAATAGAAAATGCGACAGGACCAAGTCTTATAGCAAGAATGGTAAAGCAGGCAGAAGAATTTGGAGCACAGAGAAAGAAAGACAATGTAGTGGAAGTAGATTTTAGTGAAAAGATAAAGAAAGTTAAAGGAGAAAAAGAAGAATACAAAGCAAAAGCAGTAATTATAGCAACAGGAGCAACACCAAGAAAGCTGGGAGTACCCGGGGAAGCAGAATTGACAGGAAAAGGAGTATCATACTGTGCAACATGTGATGCAGACTTTTTCACAGACTTAGAAGTATTTGTAATAGGAGGAGGGGACTCAGCAGTAGAAGAAGCAATATACTTAACTAAATTTGCAAGGAAAGTAACAATA
- the thiH gene encoding 2-iminoacetate synthase ThiH: protein MSFYYEYIKYNNFDFENFFKHVTDSDILKIIDKDKLDKYDFLTLLSPTAQKFIEKIAQKSHKLTIQHFGKTILLYTPMYLANFCVNKCSYCGFNVSNKITRKKLSTEEIETEAKAISSTGLRHILILTGESRTHTPPSYIINAVNILKKYFDSISIEIYPLTEKEYKEVIDNGVDGLTIYQEVYDENIYDKVHVSGPKKNYRFRLDAPERACKSKIRNVNIGALLGLNDWRKEAFFTGLHAKYLYDKYSDVEISISLPRIRPHIGNFNDIYEVDDKSLVQILLAFRLFIPRIGINISTREPQNLRDNLIPLGVTKMSAGVSTKVGGHSSTDKTESQFDISDKRSVKEMMNVISARGYQPVLKDWIHF from the coding sequence ATGAGTTTTTATTATGAATATATAAAATACAATAACTTTGATTTTGAAAATTTTTTTAAACACGTAACAGATTCAGATATTTTAAAAATAATTGATAAAGATAAACTCGATAAATACGATTTTTTAACTCTCTTATCTCCTACAGCTCAAAAATTCATTGAAAAAATAGCTCAAAAATCACATAAATTAACTATTCAGCACTTTGGAAAAACTATACTTTTATATACACCTATGTATCTAGCAAATTTTTGTGTAAATAAATGCTCATACTGTGGATTTAATGTAAGCAATAAAATAACCAGAAAAAAATTATCAACAGAAGAAATAGAAACTGAAGCTAAAGCTATTTCTTCAACAGGTCTTAGACACATTTTAATCTTAACAGGTGAATCAAGAACACATACCCCACCATCTTATATAATTAATGCAGTAAACATCCTAAAAAAATATTTTGACTCTATTTCAATTGAAATATATCCCTTGACTGAAAAAGAATACAAAGAAGTTATAGACAATGGTGTTGATGGATTGACTATATATCAAGAAGTCTATGATGAAAATATCTATGATAAAGTTCATGTTTCAGGACCTAAGAAAAACTACAGATTTAGATTAGACGCTCCTGAAAGAGCATGCAAATCTAAAATAAGAAATGTAAACATTGGTGCACTATTAGGACTAAATGATTGGAGAAAAGAAGCCTTTTTTACAGGTCTTCATGCTAAATATCTGTATGATAAATATTCTGATGTAGAAATTAGCATATCTTTACCAAGAATTAGACCTCATATAGGAAATTTCAATGATATTTACGAAGTAGATGATAAATCATTAGTTCAAATTTTGCTGGCTTTTAGACTATTTATTCCTCGCATTGGAATAAATATATCTACACGTGAACCTCAAAACCTAAGAGATAACCTCATTCCACTAGGAGTTACCAAAATGTCTGCTGGCGTTTCTACAAAAGTCGGAGGACATTCTTCAACTGATAAAACAGAAAGTCAATTCGATATTTCTGACAAACGCAGTGTAAAAGAAATGATGAATGTAATATCTGCAAGGGGATACCAGCCGGTACTAAAAGACTGGATTCACTTCTAA
- a CDS encoding class I SAM-dependent methyltransferase produces the protein MAVFDKEANSYDSWYKTKFGSFIDMVETDLAFKLFKPKRGMKILDIGCGTGNFSIKLAKMGCKVIGIDISDEMLKIARKKAKKEGLDIEFYNMDVYNLRFEDDYFDGAFSMAAFEFIKEPERAIEEIFRVVKKKSQIMIGTINKDSKWGKLYLSEEFQKNSVFKYADFKTLDDLKKLKPEKLIKTGQCLFISPYAKENEITIENEKKLSKTEKGGFICALWIK, from the coding sequence ATGGCTGTCTTTGATAAAGAAGCTAATTCATATGATAGTTGGTATAAAACTAAGTTTGGTAGTTTTATTGATATGGTTGAAACTGATTTAGCTTTTAAGCTATTCAAGCCTAAAAGAGGTATGAAAATATTAGATATAGGCTGTGGAACGGGAAATTTTAGTATAAAACTTGCTAAAATGGGATGTAAAGTCATTGGAATTGATATTTCAGATGAAATGCTTAAAATAGCTAGGAAAAAAGCTAAAAAAGAAGGATTGGATATAGAATTTTATAATATGGATGTTTATAATTTAAGATTTGAAGATGATTATTTTGATGGAGCTTTTTCTATGGCAGCTTTTGAGTTTATAAAAGAACCTGAAAGAGCCATTGAAGAAATATTCAGAGTTGTTAAGAAAAAATCACAGATTATGATAGGAACGATTAATAAAGATAGTAAATGGGGAAAGCTTTATCTTAGCGAAGAATTTCAAAAAAATTCAGTTTTTAAATATGCTGATTTTAAAACTTTAGATGATTTAAAAAAATTAAAGCCTGAAAAATTAATTAAAACTGGGCAGTGTTTATTTATTTCACCTTATGCAAAAGAAAATGAAATAACAATTGAAAATGAAAAGAAACTTTCTAAAACGGAAAAGGGTGGTTTTATATGTGCTCTATGGATAAAATAG
- a CDS encoding ABC transporter permease has translation MKKLESIGNRLAPIVFIVILISIWQIAVASGYIKPYILPLPKDVIITFFNILPEIKEHIIITIQEAVYGLGIAVIFAIILAVVMDSVKIIKDAVYPILILSQTVPIIVLAPLFAMWFGFGMFPKVIVVALVCFFPIVVSLLEGLESVDDDLINLIKSMGASKLKIFKIVKFPASMVSFFSGLKVAATYSIMGAVIGEWMGGKAGLGLYLLRAKKSFLIDKVFAVIFLIVLLSITIFKLVSVLQYLFMPWSKENR, from the coding sequence ATGAAAAAATTGGAAAGTATAGGAAATAGATTAGCACCCATAGTATTTATAGTTATTTTAATAAGTATTTGGCAGATTGCTGTAGCAAGTGGATATATAAAGCCATATATACTTCCGCTTCCTAAAGATGTAATTATTACATTTTTTAATATATTACCGGAAATTAAAGAGCATATAATTATAACCATACAAGAAGCAGTATATGGATTGGGAATAGCAGTGATATTTGCGATTATTTTGGCAGTAGTTATGGATAGTGTAAAAATTATTAAAGATGCTGTTTATCCGATTTTAATATTATCACAAACTGTGCCTATAATAGTTTTAGCACCACTTTTTGCTATGTGGTTTGGATTTGGCATGTTTCCAAAAGTAATAGTTGTAGCATTAGTTTGTTTTTTTCCAATAGTAGTCAGTTTACTTGAAGGACTAGAATCAGTAGACGATGACCTTATTAATTTGATTAAGTCTATGGGAGCGTCAAAATTAAAAATATTTAAGATAGTAAAATTTCCAGCTTCAATGGTAAGCTTTTTTTCAGGACTAAAAGTTGCTGCAACTTATAGTATCATGGGTGCAGTGATAGGGGAGTGGATGGGTGGAAAAGCAGGACTTGGGTTATATTTATTAAGGGCAAAGAAATCGTTTTTAATTGATAAAGTATTTGCTGTTATTTTTTTAATAGTACTTCTCAGTATAACAATATTTAAGCTAGTTTCAGTACTACAATATTTATTTATGCCGTGGTCTAAAGAAAATAGATGA
- a CDS encoding coiled-coil domain-containing protein, with product MNNIENLLHQILENQKLMQSEISDIKSDISGMKSEINNINSDISSMKSEINNINSDISSIKSEINSINSDINGMKSEINNIKSDISSMKSEINNIKSDINEIKSEIKTVNKKIDTLFDKVGENAEEIIKINSKLNVIIEDMDFIKHKTFENEEFIFRLKKNLLIVK from the coding sequence ATGAACAATATCGAAAATCTATTACATCAAATTTTAGAAAATCAAAAACTCATGCAATCTGAAATTAGTGACATTAAATCTGACATCAGCGGCATGAAATCTGAAATTAACAACATCAACTCTGATATTAGCAGTATGAAGTCTGAAATTAACAACATTAACTCTGATATTAGTAGCATAAAATCTGAAATTAACAGTATCAATTCTGATATTAACGGCATGAAATCTGAAATTAATAATATTAAATCTGATATCAGTAGTATGAAATCTGAAATAAATAATATCAAATCTGACATAAATGAAATAAAGTCCGAAATCAAAACCGTAAATAAAAAGATAGATACATTATTTGATAAAGTAGGTGAAAATGCCGAAGAAATTATTAAAATAAACTCTAAACTAAATGTAATAATTGAAGATATGGATTTTATCAAGCATAAAACATTTGAAAATGAAGAATTTATATTTAGATTAAAGAAAAATCTCTTAATAGTTAAATAA
- a CDS encoding thiazole synthase, whose amino-acid sequence MDDKLIIGGMELENRLFIGTGKFPNKKIIPEVVKKSGSKVITMALRRVDLNSKQENILDYIPKDCILLPNTSGARNAEEAVRIAKLARAMGCGNWIKIEVISDNKYLLPDNYETIKATEMLAKEGFIVLPYMNPDLMVAKSLVNAGAAAVMPLGAPIGTNRGLQTKELIRILIEEIDIPIIVDAGIGKPSHAAQAMEMGAAAVLVNTAIATAKDPVKMAHAFNLSVKAGRLAYISKIAPEKKYAEASSPLTGFLNE is encoded by the coding sequence ATGGATGATAAACTAATTATTGGTGGGATGGAGCTTGAAAATAGACTTTTCATAGGTACAGGCAAATTCCCAAATAAAAAAATAATTCCTGAAGTTGTAAAAAAATCTGGTTCAAAAGTAATTACAATGGCTTTAAGAAGAGTTGACTTAAATTCAAAACAAGAAAATATTTTAGACTATATTCCAAAAGACTGCATACTCCTTCCAAATACTTCTGGAGCTAGAAATGCTGAAGAAGCAGTTAGAATTGCAAAACTTGCAAGAGCTATGGGATGTGGAAACTGGATAAAAATTGAAGTCATTTCTGACAATAAATATCTACTTCCAGACAATTATGAAACTATAAAAGCTACTGAAATGCTAGCCAAAGAAGGTTTTATAGTTCTTCCTTATATGAATCCTGATTTAATGGTTGCAAAAAGTCTTGTCAATGCCGGAGCAGCTGCAGTTATGCCTCTAGGTGCTCCAATTGGAACAAATAGAGGACTTCAAACTAAAGAACTTATTCGCATATTGATAGAAGAAATAGACATTCCAATCATAGTAGATGCTGGAATAGGTAAGCCTTCTCATGCCGCACAAGCCATGGAAATGGGAGCAGCTGCAGTATTAGTCAATACTGCTATTGCCACTGCCAAAGACCCTGTAAAAATGGCCCATGCTTTTAACTTAAGTGTAAAAGCCGGAAGACTTGCCTACATATCTAAAATTGCACCAGAAAAAAAATATGCTGAAGCATCTTCTCCATTAACTGGATTTTTAAATGAATAA
- a CDS encoding TetR/AcrR family transcriptional regulator yields MDKKQIQKKRMMAYFIQAANKIIEEEGIEAVTIRKVADLAGYNSATIYNYFENLDHLIFFTCMKYLREYVLSLPQNFNKMKNSIDKYLAIWKAFCYHSFKNPKIYYRIFFNKYSNSLDDTIKLYYEIFPEELGKQSYDLLPMLLGQNIYDRNMYILESCFLDENLTKKDIEEINEIHILLYQAMLLRIINEQIDFTIEEAINRILLYMKRIMLSYTK; encoded by the coding sequence ATGGATAAAAAACAAATTCAAAAAAAACGCATGATGGCATATTTTATACAAGCTGCAAATAAAATAATTGAAGAAGAAGGTATTGAAGCTGTAACCATTAGAAAAGTTGCTGATTTAGCAGGATATAATAGTGCCACCATATATAATTACTTTGAAAATCTTGACCACTTAATTTTTTTTACATGTATGAAATATTTAAGAGAATATGTTTTAAGTTTACCTCAGAATTTTAATAAAATGAAAAATTCAATAGATAAATATTTAGCTATTTGGAAAGCGTTTTGCTATCATTCTTTTAAAAATCCAAAAATATATTATAGAATATTTTTTAACAAATATAGTAATTCTTTAGATGATACTATTAAATTGTATTATGAAATTTTTCCAGAAGAACTTGGCAAACAATCATACGATTTATTACCCATGTTATTAGGTCAAAATATATATGATAGAAACATGTACATATTAGAATCTTGTTTTTTAGATGAAAACCTTACAAAAAAAGATATTGAAGAAATAAATGAAATACATATTCTGCTTTATCAAGCTATGCTTTTAAGAATTATAAATGAACAAATTGATTTTACAATTGAAGAAGCTATAAATCGCATATTACTGTATATGAAGCGAATTATGTTATCCTATACAAAATAA
- the thiS gene encoding sulfur carrier protein ThiS, whose amino-acid sequence MIVNGIKMNFKNGITVLQLLTKLNLDKDKVVVEVNRKILDKKQYSDYLLNENDRIEIINLVGGG is encoded by the coding sequence TTGATTGTCAATGGTATAAAAATGAACTTTAAAAACGGAATAACTGTATTGCAGCTCCTCACTAAACTAAATCTTGACAAAGATAAAGTAGTTGTAGAAGTTAATCGTAAAATTTTAGACAAAAAACAGTACTCAGATTATTTGCTTAATGAAAATGACAGGATAGAGATAATTAATCTCGTAGGTGGAGGTTAA
- a CDS encoding ABC transporter ATP-binding protein, which produces MSFYQKNKLEVKGISKRFEDLLVVDNVSLELKENEFVSLLGPSGSGKTTIFNIIAGLIKPDNGNVIIDNQDFTGKTGRVSYMYQKDLLLPWKKIIDNVALPLIIEGVKKKEARERVKKYFKIFGLEGFEMKYPFQLSGGMRQRAALMRTYMFSKDIILLDEPFGGLDAITKKKMQYWLLEVIKNLNASILFITHDIEEAIFLSDRIYILSDRPASIKEEINVNLPKSRKSEILVSSEFNDIKKHILSIL; this is translated from the coding sequence ATGAGTTTTTACCAGAAAAATAAACTTGAAGTTAAAGGTATAAGTAAAAGATTTGAAGATTTGTTAGTAGTAGATAATGTTTCTTTAGAATTAAAGGAAAATGAATTTGTTTCCTTGTTAGGACCAAGTGGAAGTGGAAAAACTACTATATTTAATATAATTGCAGGGTTAATCAAGCCGGATAATGGAAATGTAATAATAGATAATCAAGATTTTACTGGTAAAACAGGCAGGGTAAGCTATATGTATCAAAAAGATTTATTATTGCCTTGGAAAAAGATAATAGACAATGTAGCATTGCCTTTGATTATTGAAGGTGTAAAGAAAAAAGAAGCTAGAGAAAGAGTAAAAAAATATTTTAAAATATTTGGGCTGGAAGGGTTTGAAATGAAATATCCCTTTCAGCTTTCTGGTGGAATGAGGCAAAGAGCTGCTCTTATGAGAACTTATATGTTTTCCAAGGATATAATCTTATTAGATGAGCCATTTGGAGGACTTGATGCCATTACAAAGAAAAAAATGCAGTATTGGCTTTTGGAAGTCATAAAAAATTTAAATGCTTCTATACTTTTTATTACTCATGATATAGAAGAAGCTATTTTTTTATCTGATAGAATATATATATTATCTGATAGACCAGCAAGTATAAAAGAAGAAATAAATGTAAATTTACCTAAATCCAGGAAAAGTGAAATATTAGTTTCTTCAGAATTTAATGACATAAAAAAACATATACTTAGTATTTTATAA
- the thiF gene encoding sulfur carrier protein ThiS adenylyltransferase ThiF — MQIFINEQKIKVKENTTAFDIKNQFKKNADIIILNGFIIKNNITLKENDRLTLIKKGEIPSKKELENLMLARHTPGVHKKVKNAIVGIAGLGGLGSNVAVSLARIGVGNLLLVDFDIVEPSNLNRQAYFISHIGMPKTDALKDLISKINPFINVKTKNIYLNENNIENTFYNCQIIVEAFDKPKSKATLINTVLKNMPDKIIVAASGVAGYFSNNTIITKKIRKNFYLIGDGISEAKPGCGLMAPRVSIAANHQANTVLRIIMGEKDV; from the coding sequence ATGCAAATTTTTATAAATGAACAAAAAATCAAAGTAAAAGAAAATACTACAGCCTTTGATATTAAAAATCAATTCAAAAAAAATGCAGATATAATTATTCTAAATGGCTTTATTATTAAAAATAATATAACTTTAAAAGAAAATGACAGGTTGACTTTAATAAAAAAAGGTGAAATACCTTCCAAAAAAGAATTAGAAAATCTCATGCTTGCAAGACATACTCCCGGTGTTCACAAAAAAGTAAAAAACGCTATAGTTGGAATTGCAGGTTTAGGTGGTCTTGGCTCAAATGTTGCAGTTTCATTAGCAAGAATAGGCGTAGGAAACCTTTTATTAGTTGACTTTGACATTGTAGAACCTAGCAACTTAAACAGACAAGCATACTTTATAAGCCATATCGGAATGCCTAAAACAGATGCTTTAAAAGATTTAATTTCAAAAATTAATCCATTTATAAATGTTAAAACAAAAAATATATATTTAAATGAAAATAATATTGAAAACACATTTTATAATTGTCAAATCATAGTCGAAGCATTTGACAAACCAAAATCTAAAGCTACATTGATAAATACAGTTCTTAAAAATATGCCTGATAAAATCATAGTTGCTGCATCTGGAGTAGCAGGCTATTTTTCAAACAATACAATAATCACTAAAAAAATCAGAAAAAACTTTTATTTAATTGGCGATGGTATATCTGAAGCTAAACCCGGCTGTGGTCTCATGGCTCCTAGAGTTTCCATAGCCGCTAACCATCAAGCCAATACTGTTTTAAGAATCATTATGGGTGAAAAGGATGTGTAA
- a CDS encoding ABC transporter substrate-binding protein, with product MKKLGLCFLILIILIGSLAGCKSQKNDESGTLDEAKKLEKVTLILDWLPNTNHTGIYTALEKGYFAQEGLEVEIIQPQEGDVNALVGAGKGDFGISFQEQVTMARCAKNPIPIKAIAAIIQHNTSGFASPVEKGIKTPKDFEGKKYGSWGTDLERAFLKTLMEKEGADFNKLEILDIASYDFFTSVTKDVDFQWIFYGWDGIAAEVKNFPINFIKLQDVDPQLDFYTPVIITNEKLINDNPEMIKKFLRAVSKGYEFAIENPDESVEYLLKYAPETDRKIAVASQKYLAGEYKKGVDRWGEMKLEVWERFGDWMYKNGLLESKFDAKEAFTNEFLPEK from the coding sequence ATGAAAAAGTTAGGTTTATGTTTTTTAATTCTGATTATTTTAATAGGAAGTTTAGCAGGTTGCAAAAGTCAAAAAAATGATGAATCAGGAACATTGGATGAAGCTAAAAAATTGGAAAAAGTTACACTTATACTTGATTGGCTTCCAAATACAAATCATACTGGAATCTATACCGCTTTAGAAAAGGGCTATTTTGCTCAAGAAGGTTTAGAAGTTGAAATCATTCAGCCGCAAGAAGGTGATGTAAATGCTTTAGTGGGTGCAGGTAAGGGTGATTTTGGTATAAGTTTTCAAGAGCAAGTTACTATGGCAAGATGTGCAAAAAATCCTATACCAATAAAAGCAATTGCAGCTATTATTCAGCATAATACTTCTGGATTTGCATCACCTGTAGAAAAAGGAATAAAAACTCCTAAAGATTTTGAAGGTAAAAAGTATGGAAGCTGGGGAACAGATTTAGAGAGGGCATTTTTAAAGACGCTTATGGAAAAAGAAGGTGCAGATTTTAATAAGCTTGAGATATTAGATATTGCTAGTTATGATTTTTTTACAAGTGTGACTAAAGATGTGGATTTTCAATGGATATTTTACGGTTGGGACGGTATAGCAGCAGAAGTTAAGAATTTTCCAATAAACTTTATAAAACTGCAAGATGTAGACCCACAACTTGATTTTTATACACCTGTAATTATTACAAATGAAAAATTAATAAATGATAATCCAGAGATGATTAAGAAATTTCTAAGAGCTGTTTCAAAAGGCTATGAATTTGCAATAGAAAATCCAGATGAGTCAGTAGAATATTTATTGAAATATGCTCCGGAAACTGATAGAAAAATAGCTGTTGCTAGTCAAAAATATCTTGCAGGAGAATATAAAAAAGGTGTTGATAGATGGGGAGAAATGAAACTTGAAGTTTGGGAAAGGTTTGGAGATTGGATGTATAAAAACGGCTTGTTAGAAAGTAAGTTTGATGCAAAAGAGGCGTTTACAAATGAGTTTTTACCAGAAAAATAA
- the asnA gene encoding aspartate--ammonia ligase, whose product MKCLEKTLIIPKGYKSKLGLLETEIGIKEIKDYFEKALAKKLKLTRVSAPLFVIPESGLNDNLNGVERPVRFDVLGIGGKDVEIVQSLAKWKRMALAKYGFEVGKGLYTDMNAIRRDEELDNLHSIYVDQWDWEKIIAKEDRNIETLKSIVKDIYTVFKETEEYICKLYPKLDRVLPDEIFFITSQELEDMYPELTPKQREDAITKEKGAVFIMKIGHQLESGIKHDGRAPDYDDWELNGDIIFWYPVLETAFEVSSMGIRVSEESLEKQLKLAGCEERKNLRFHRDLLEGKLPYTIGGGIGQSRMCMFFLQKAHIGEVQAAIWPEEMIEKCEEANIILL is encoded by the coding sequence ATGAAATGTTTGGAAAAGACTTTAATAATACCTAAAGGATATAAATCAAAATTGGGTTTATTAGAAACTGAAATAGGAATAAAAGAGATAAAAGATTATTTTGAGAAAGCATTAGCTAAAAAACTTAAACTTACTAGAGTATCTGCACCTTTATTTGTAATACCTGAATCTGGATTGAATGACAACTTAAATGGTGTTGAAAGACCTGTACGTTTTGATGTTTTAGGAATAGGAGGAAAAGATGTAGAAATAGTTCAGTCTTTAGCAAAGTGGAAGAGAATGGCTTTAGCTAAATATGGATTTGAAGTAGGTAAGGGATTATATACAGATATGAATGCTATACGTAGAGATGAGGAGCTTGATAATCTTCATTCTATATATGTTGATCAGTGGGATTGGGAGAAAATAATAGCTAAGGAAGATAGAAATATAGAAACTTTAAAGAGTATTGTTAAAGATATTTATACAGTGTTTAAGGAAACAGAGGAGTATATTTGCAAGTTGTATCCAAAACTTGATAGAGTTCTTCCAGATGAGATATTTTTTATTACTTCTCAAGAACTAGAAGATATGTATCCTGAATTAACGCCTAAACAGAGAGAAGACGCTATAACTAAGGAAAAAGGTGCAGTATTTATAATGAAAATAGGTCATCAGCTTGAATCTGGAATTAAACATGACGGTAGAGCACCAGATTATGATGATTGGGAATTGAATGGAGATATTATATTCTGGTATCCGGTACTTGAAACTGCATTTGAAGTTTCATCAATGGGAATTAGAGTTTCAGAGGAATCTCTTGAAAAACAGTTAAAACTTGCTGGATGTGAAGAACGTAAAAATTTAAGATTTCATAGAGATTTACTTGAAGGAAAATTGCCTTATACAATTGGTGGAGGTATAGGTCAGTCAAGAATGTGTATGTTCTTTCTTCAAAAAGCTCATATTGGAGAAGTACAAGCTGCAATATGGCCTGAAGAAATGATAGAAAAATGTGAAGAAGCTAATATAATATTATTATAA
- a CDS encoding TetR/AcrR family transcriptional regulator produces the protein MNKKEIQRKRMMGYFIEAANQIIENEGIDFVTIRKVADIAGYNSATLYNYFKDLEHLLFFSSMKYLKDYALNLPNYINGAKNALDKFLRIWKCFCYNSFKKPKIYYKIFFDKYSNTLNDAVKEYYSIFPEELGNQPQELLTMLLEKNIYMRDMALLEACAEEGFFKKEDLPIINEMILLIYQGMLLRVLNNQINCTIDEAVEKTLKYIKQTLKSFKIKK, from the coding sequence GTGAATAAAAAAGAAATTCAGAGAAAACGTATGATGGGATATTTTATAGAAGCTGCAAATCAAATTATTGAAAACGAAGGAATAGATTTTGTTACTATTAGGAAGGTTGCAGATATAGCAGGATATAATAGTGCAACCCTATATAACTATTTTAAAGACCTTGAACACTTATTATTTTTTTCATCAATGAAATATTTAAAAGATTATGCTCTTAACCTTCCTAATTATATAAATGGAGCAAAAAATGCTCTAGATAAATTCTTGCGTATTTGGAAATGTTTTTGCTATAACTCTTTCAAAAAACCTAAAATATACTATAAAATTTTCTTCGATAAATACAGCAATACTTTAAATGATGCAGTTAAAGAATATTATTCTATATTTCCCGAAGAACTTGGAAATCAGCCACAGGAACTACTTACAATGCTTTTAGAAAAAAATATATATATGAGAGATATGGCTCTTCTTGAAGCCTGTGCAGAAGAAGGTTTTTTTAAAAAAGAAGATTTACCGATAATAAATGAAATGATATTATTAATTTATCAAGGAATGCTTCTACGTGTACTTAATAATCAAATTAACTGTACAATAGATGAAGCTGTTGAAAAAACTCTAAAATATATAAAGCAAACTTTAAAATCATTTAAAATCAAAAAATAA